The Lacticaseibacillus rhamnosus DNA window ATGCCCAATTTAGAGGAGCTTTGGGCTTACCTGAATGATAAATTCCGTGAAGAGTTGACCCCAGTCGGTTACAGCACATGGATTCAAACAGCCAAGCCGGTCAAATTGACCCAAGATAAACTCGAAATCGAAGTACCTGCATCTTTGCACAAGGCTTACTGGGAGAAAAATCTGGTTACCAAAGTGGTGGAAGGCGTCTATGAGTTTGCCCAATTAGAAGTCGATCCTGTCATCATGACCAAAGACGAGTTGCAGCCCGCTTCCACGCATCAGCATCAAGTAACCGATGACGATGATGACCAACAACTGACCTTTAAGGCAAAAACGCATTTAAACCCGAAATATACTTTTGACCGCTTCGTGATTGGTAAGGGTAACCAAATGGCTCACGCGGCGGCTTTAGCAGTAGCTGAGGCGCCTGGTACGACTTACAACCCGCTGTTTATTTACGGCGGCGTTGGCTTGGGAAAAACGCATTTGATGCAGGCGATCGGGAATCTGGTCTTGGAAAATAATCCCGCTGCCAACATTAAATATGTCACCAGCGAGAATTTTGCCAATGACTTCATTAATTCCATCCAAACAAAACAGCAAGAACAATTTCGTCAAGAGTACCGAAATGTTGACTTGCTGTTGGTTGATGATATTCAATTCTTCGGTGACAAAGAAGCCACGCAAGAAGAGTTCTTCCATACATTTAATACGTTATACGAAAATATGAAGCAAATCGTCCTAACCAGTGATCGCCTGCCTAATGAGATTCCTAAGTTGCAGGAACGTCTGGTATCTCGCTTCAATAAAGGATTATCCGTTGACGTCACCCCGCCGGATCTTGAAACCCGTATCGCCATCTTACGCAATAAAGCCAATGCAGAAGATCTCAGTATTCCGGATGACACGCTTTCATACATTGCCGGGCAAATTGAAAGTAACGTCCGTGATCTTGAAGGGGCGCTGGTTCGGGTTCAGGCCTTTTCAACGATGAAGAACGAGGACATCACAACCAGTTTAGCGGCAGATGCACTAAAAGCCCTTAAGCTCGACGATCGCAGCGGTCAACTCACCATTCCGCAGATTCTCGATGCGGTCGCCAAATATTTTCAAGTCACCGTTCAGGATCTAAAAGGCAAAAAGCGGGTTAAACAAATTGTTATTCCCCGGCAAATCGCCATGTACTTAGCACGAGAGATGACCGACAATAGCTTACCGAAAATCGGCCAGGAAATTGGCGGAAAAGATCACACGACTGTCATTCACGCCCACGAAAAAATCATGGCTGCCATGACCACCAACGAAGATTTAAAAGCACATGTGGTCGAACTACGAAATATCCTGAAAAATCGTGGTTAATCCACTTGTGGACAACTGCCAGAAACAGAACTTTTTGTCCCTATCACTTATCCACAGGTGCATAACTTCATGATTTGCTGTTCCGCAAAGTTATCCACAGTTTGAACACGCCCTATTACTATTACTTTAAAAGCTTTATATTATATATATAAAACGACGTACAGGAGGCTCTTATGAAATTTACGATTACCCGATCCACATTCTTGAAAACCTTGAATGACGTTTCCCGGGCTATTTCAACCAAAACCACGATCCCGATTTTGACAGGGTTAAAAATCGTGCTCAATGATACAGGGCTAGTGCTGACCGGTAGTGATGCTGATATTTCGATTGAGTCAACCATTAACGCTGCTGATGAAAGTAACGATTTACAAATCGGCAGCACTGGTGAAATTGTATTACCAGCGCGCTTCTTCAGCGAAATCGTTAAACGGCTGCCAGAAAGCACCATGACAGTAGAAGTAAAGGACAATTTTCAAACGGTCATTACTTCAGGGGCTTCCGAGTTTACGATTCGTGGAGAAGATGCGAACAACTATCCGCGTCTACCGGAAATTACCGCAGATGAAGCCTTATCTGTTCCGGCTGACGTCTTGCGCCAACTGATTAACCAAACCGTTATCGCCGTGTCCACTCAGGAAAGTCGGCCAATTCTGACCGGGGTGCATTTAACGATTACCGGCGATCAACTCGTTGCCGTTGCGACCGATTCGCATCGGTTATCGCAACGTACCCTAACTTTGCCAGCAGCAAGCAATATCGATTACGACATCATCATTCCTGGTAAAAGTCTGACAGAACTAAGTCGCATGTTAGGTGACGATGTGACTAAAATCGAAATTCGCATTGCCGAGAACCAGGTATTATTTGTATTTGGCCAAACCGCCTTTTATTCGCGGTTACTTGAAGGCAATTATCCAGACACGAGTCGCCTTATTCCAACATCCAGCAATACGCAAGCCGAGTTCGATGCGCCGGCACTGCTAGCTTCCATTCAGCGGGCCAGCTTGCTGAGTCACGAAAGCAGCAATAACGTCGTGCGTTTAGTCCTCAACATTGGCGAGCAAAAAGCAACCATCTATGGTAATTCGCCAGATGTCGGGAATGTCGAAGAAGTCTTAAGCTTCAACAAGCTGACCGGTCAGGATCTGGAAATCTCCTTCAACCCTGATTACATGAAGGACGCGCTGCAAGGCTTTGGCCAAACAGCGATTGAAGTTGACTTTACGGCACCGCTGCGGCCATTCACCTTGGTTCCAACCGAAGATAAAGAGAAGTTTATTCAGTTGATTACGCCGGTGCGGACGTTCTAGGCAATAGAAAAACGCAAATACAGGGCCAATTAAAAAAGATTCTAGAGTGTGCAAAGCTCTGGAATCTTTTTTGATAGCTTTCAACGATATGCCGAGGATCGATGAAATTTAATATTTCCGCTTGCCAAAACGGTAATAGAGACTCGCAGCAAGGCAACCAATTAGCAAGCTGACAAGTATTAACGGTAAACTCAACCAATTACGGAAATCTGCCATGATGTTACCGTAGACATAGATAGTTACAGAAAAGGCCACAAACATTCCAAAAACTGATTTCATAGTGGGCGCCATAATTTCCTCCTTGTATAGACGGTTTCCACGTGGCAAGCAAAAATATAAAAGTTAATTGGCGACTTTATAATTATTGTATTTAATAAATAGTTTATTTACTGATTTTCCCTGCCAACCATGGAAATATCAAATAATTTAAAATAAAAATCGTAAAGCTGAACGACATTTTTACGATGATATTGTATAAAAGCGCTTGCAAATAGTCAATTTAGGCACCGCTATTTTTTGGATGTCGATGGAATTAACAAAACTTAGCTTGACGTCTAAAGACTGAGCTTAACTGTCTTTTGGCATAAAGCGAGACCTAATCCAGAGAATAGACAGTTATTCATAAGCAGAA harbors:
- the dnaA gene encoding chromosomal replication initiator protein DnaA, producing the protein MPNLEELWAYLNDKFREELTPVGYSTWIQTAKPVKLTQDKLEIEVPASLHKAYWEKNLVTKVVEGVYEFAQLEVDPVIMTKDELQPASTHQHQVTDDDDDQQLTFKAKTHLNPKYTFDRFVIGKGNQMAHAAALAVAEAPGTTYNPLFIYGGVGLGKTHLMQAIGNLVLENNPAANIKYVTSENFANDFINSIQTKQQEQFRQEYRNVDLLLVDDIQFFGDKEATQEEFFHTFNTLYENMKQIVLTSDRLPNEIPKLQERLVSRFNKGLSVDVTPPDLETRIAILRNKANAEDLSIPDDTLSYIAGQIESNVRDLEGALVRVQAFSTMKNEDITTSLAADALKALKLDDRSGQLTIPQILDAVAKYFQVTVQDLKGKKRVKQIVIPRQIAMYLAREMTDNSLPKIGQEIGGKDHTTVIHAHEKIMAAMTTNEDLKAHVVELRNILKNRG
- the dnaN gene encoding DNA polymerase III subunit beta, with the translated sequence MKFTITRSTFLKTLNDVSRAISTKTTIPILTGLKIVLNDTGLVLTGSDADISIESTINAADESNDLQIGSTGEIVLPARFFSEIVKRLPESTMTVEVKDNFQTVITSGASEFTIRGEDANNYPRLPEITADEALSVPADVLRQLINQTVIAVSTQESRPILTGVHLTITGDQLVAVATDSHRLSQRTLTLPAASNIDYDIIIPGKSLTELSRMLGDDVTKIEIRIAENQVLFVFGQTAFYSRLLEGNYPDTSRLIPTSSNTQAEFDAPALLASIQRASLLSHESSNNVVRLVLNIGEQKATIYGNSPDVGNVEEVLSFNKLTGQDLEISFNPDYMKDALQGFGQTAIEVDFTAPLRPFTLVPTEDKEKFIQLITPVRTF